A genome region from Vibrio tapetis subsp. tapetis includes the following:
- a CDS encoding glycosyltransferase family 2 protein: protein MSKPTLAVALIVKNEAAHLKACLETVHDWVDEIVVLDSGSSDETEQVAREYTNNFFVNADWPGFGPQRRIAQTHVTSDYVLWLDADERITPELKASILQAVETNSSDTVYQFARLSWVFGRYIKHCGWYPDRVLRLYPTKLTQYTDALVHERVEVTKEMKVANLEGDAIHYTYNDVHHYLVKSAGYAKAWADQRQKRGKKSSLSQGIVHALACFIKMYILKVGFLDGKQGFLLSLLSAHSTFVKYADLWVREQEQKD, encoded by the coding sequence GTGAGCAAACCAACTTTAGCGGTCGCATTAATTGTAAAAAACGAAGCCGCACACCTTAAAGCATGTTTAGAAACCGTACATGATTGGGTGGATGAAATTGTCGTTCTCGATTCTGGTAGCTCTGACGAAACGGAACAAGTTGCTCGAGAGTACACAAACAACTTCTTCGTGAATGCAGATTGGCCAGGCTTTGGGCCGCAGCGCAGAATCGCTCAAACTCACGTAACATCAGACTATGTTCTTTGGCTTGATGCCGATGAACGTATTACACCTGAATTAAAGGCCAGCATACTGCAGGCCGTTGAGACTAATTCCTCTGATACTGTTTATCAATTTGCTCGACTAAGCTGGGTGTTTGGCCGCTATATCAAGCATTGCGGTTGGTACCCAGATCGCGTGTTAAGGCTTTACCCAACAAAACTAACACAATATACCGATGCTTTAGTCCACGAACGTGTGGAAGTAACCAAAGAAATGAAAGTGGCAAACCTTGAGGGTGATGCCATTCACTATACTTACAACGATGTGCATCATTATTTAGTGAAATCTGCCGGCTACGCCAAGGCCTGGGCTGACCAGCGTCAAAAGCGTGGCAAAAAAAGCAGCCTCAGCCAAGGCATTGTGCATGCTTTAGCCTGCTTTATTAAGATGTATATCTTAAAGGTGGGCTTTCTCGACGGGAAGCAAGGGTTCTTACTTTCCCTGTTGTCTGCGCATTCTACTTTTGTGAAATACGCAGATTTATGGGTAAGAGAGCAAGAACAGAAAGATTAA
- a CDS encoding glycosyltransferase family 9 protein — translation MKKILVIRNDKIGDFMLAWPSFAMLKQSMPECHITALVPNYTKALAELCPWIDEVMVDPTNKGSKTEQKQLIEQIKSAQFDASINLFSTTYNALLVWQAGIKYRLAPATKLAQIFYNKRIKQNRSQSAKPEYEYNLDLIRAFLADQNVNVVEPTSPYLSFSSSELSMQKKKLSESLEIDVSRPWIYLHAGSGGSANNLSLEQYTQLYSELNLESECILTAGPGEEEKARELQVLLKQKGINAVVYDKNEGLVDFTRSIACADLFIAGSTGPLHIAATLDVPTVGFFPSKRSATPLRWRPINSEGNHIAFCPPKAGDKQSQEDMARIDINDITIELKGWVFEKLRLEARG, via the coding sequence ATGAAAAAGATTTTGGTGATCCGAAACGATAAAATTGGCGATTTCATGCTGGCGTGGCCCAGCTTCGCGATGCTTAAACAATCCATGCCAGAATGTCATATTACCGCTTTAGTGCCAAACTATACCAAGGCGTTAGCAGAGCTTTGCCCTTGGATAGACGAAGTAATGGTTGACCCAACGAATAAAGGCAGTAAAACAGAACAAAAACAACTGATTGAGCAGATAAAATCAGCGCAATTTGACGCCTCTATTAACTTGTTTTCGACGACGTATAACGCTCTGTTAGTGTGGCAAGCAGGTATTAAATACCGCTTAGCACCAGCGACTAAACTCGCCCAAATCTTTTATAACAAACGAATTAAACAAAATCGCTCTCAGTCTGCCAAGCCTGAATATGAATACAACCTTGACCTCATTCGAGCTTTCTTAGCCGACCAGAATGTCAATGTTGTGGAACCTACCTCTCCATACTTGAGCTTTTCTTCATCAGAGCTTTCTATGCAAAAGAAAAAGCTGTCGGAGTCGTTAGAGATTGATGTGAGTAGGCCTTGGATCTACTTGCATGCAGGTAGTGGAGGCTCTGCGAATAACCTTTCTCTAGAGCAGTACACACAGCTTTATTCAGAACTAAACCTTGAGAGTGAGTGCATACTAACAGCAGGACCAGGGGAAGAAGAAAAAGCGAGAGAGCTTCAGGTACTATTAAAGCAAAAAGGTATTAATGCGGTTGTGTATGATAAAAATGAAGGTTTAGTCGACTTCACTCGCTCAATTGCTTGTGCAGATCTATTTATAGCAGGCTCTACAGGACCACTACACATAGCTGCAACCTTAGATGTGCCAACAGTTGGTTTTTTCCCAAGCAAGCGAAGTGCGACGCCACTTCGCTGGCGACCAATCAATTCAGAGGGTAATCATATTGCTTTTTGTCCACCGAAAGCGGGTGATAAACAAAGCCAAGAAGATATGGCGAGAATTGATATCAATGATATTACGATTGAGTTGAAGGGTTGGGTTTTTGAAAAATTGAGGCTAGAGGCTAGAGGCTAG
- the slmA gene encoding nucleoid occlusion factor SlmA, translating to MAGTKRSNRREEILQALAQMLESTDGASRITTAKLAKHVGVSEAALYRHFPSKARMFEGLIEFIEEALMSRINRILDEEKDTLERIRLVLQLILVFSERNPGLTRILSGHALMFENERLRERINQLFERIETQLRQILRERKIREGKSFPVDEKILATQLLGQVEGSLNRFVRSDFKYQPTANFEEYWALLSAQIQ from the coding sequence ATGGCCGGTACAAAACGCTCTAATCGTCGTGAAGAGATTCTGCAAGCTCTTGCTCAAATGCTGGAATCGACAGACGGCGCTTCCCGTATCACGACGGCAAAACTGGCTAAACATGTAGGTGTTTCTGAAGCGGCTTTATATCGTCATTTCCCTAGTAAAGCTCGTATGTTTGAAGGGCTGATTGAGTTTATCGAAGAAGCGTTGATGTCTCGGATCAATCGAATTTTAGATGAAGAAAAAGACACGCTAGAGCGTATTCGTTTGGTTCTCCAACTGATATTAGTCTTTTCTGAGCGTAACCCTGGGCTCACCCGTATTCTTTCTGGTCACGCATTGATGTTTGAAAATGAACGCCTTCGCGAGCGAATCAACCAATTGTTTGAACGCATTGAAACGCAACTGCGCCAGATCTTACGTGAGAGAAAAATACGTGAAGGTAAATCTTTCCCTGTAGATGAAAAAATCTTAGCGACACAACTGTTAGGCCAAGTAGAAGGCAGCCTCAATCGCTTTGTACGCTCAGACTTTAAATACCAACCTACCGCCAATTTTGAGGAATACTGGGCGCTACTAAGTGCACAGATTCAATAG
- a CDS encoding glycosyltransferase family 9 protein, with translation MTPLFKESPSALCILRLSAIGDVCNTVAAVQAIQRQWPETKITWITGKLEAKLIGSLPNIEVIVFDKKQGLKGYQVLWKTLKNHRFDALLHMQYAFRASIATLGIKAKYKLGFDAKRSQDFQHLFTNVKVPSPSAPHVLDGLLAFAQTLGVQDITPKWAIPYSDQESRWALENLQTESSNLVIVPAASKGYKNWTCDGYVALIKHAQIAGWNVILAGSPAKIELELAEAIQCKLAKPVNNLVGKSSLLEMLALLDKAHLVVAPDTGPAHMANAMNTPVIGLYAHHNPERTGPYQYQNYVVSAYEEAIQAETGKPSNQLAWRTRVKDKSAMHRISADRVIRMFDKAVADFSL, from the coding sequence ATGACGCCTTTATTCAAGGAGTCGCCATCAGCACTCTGTATTTTGCGATTATCAGCCATTGGCGATGTCTGCAATACTGTTGCCGCAGTACAAGCAATACAAAGACAGTGGCCAGAAACTAAAATAACGTGGATAACGGGCAAGCTAGAAGCCAAACTTATTGGATCTCTACCAAACATTGAAGTCATTGTGTTTGATAAGAAGCAGGGATTAAAAGGCTATCAGGTTCTTTGGAAAACACTAAAGAACCACCGTTTTGATGCCTTACTTCACATGCAATATGCATTTCGCGCTAGCATCGCAACCTTGGGCATTAAAGCAAAATACAAGCTGGGATTTGACGCAAAGCGTAGCCAAGATTTTCAGCACCTGTTCACAAATGTTAAGGTGCCTTCACCTTCAGCACCACATGTGTTGGATGGCTTATTGGCTTTTGCACAAACACTTGGTGTGCAAGATATTACTCCTAAATGGGCCATTCCTTACTCAGACCAAGAGTCTCGTTGGGCATTAGAGAATCTACAGACAGAATCATCTAACTTGGTGATTGTTCCTGCGGCCAGTAAAGGTTATAAGAATTGGACCTGCGACGGGTATGTTGCACTAATTAAACATGCTCAAATCGCTGGCTGGAACGTGATTTTAGCTGGTAGCCCAGCTAAAATTGAACTCGAATTAGCCGAAGCTATTCAATGCAAACTCGCAAAGCCTGTGAACAATTTGGTTGGTAAAAGTAGCTTACTTGAAATGCTAGCGTTACTAGATAAAGCCCATTTGGTTGTCGCTCCAGATACTGGCCCAGCTCACATGGCAAATGCTATGAATACTCCAGTAATCGGCCTTTACGCACACCATAATCCGGAACGAACTGGTCCTTATCAATATCAAAACTACGTGGTTTCTGCTTATGAAGAAGCAATCCAAGCTGAGACTGGCAAACCGTCTAACCAGCTAGCCTGGCGAACAAGAGTGAAAGATAAGTCAGCCATGCACCGTATCAGTGCCGACCGGGTTATTCGTATGTTTGATAAAGCGGTAGCTGATTTTTCTCTATAA
- the coaD gene encoding pantetheine-phosphate adenylyltransferase produces the protein MTQKRISRVIYPGTFDPMTNGHLDLIERTASMFDEVIIAVAASPSKKTMFTLDERVNFAAQVTAHLDNVNSKGFSGLMVDFAKQEQANVLIRGLRTTVDFEYEFGLTNMYRRLMPGLESVFLTPAEEHAFISSTIVREVAIHGGNVDQFVPEVVAKALATKAHI, from the coding sequence GTGACACAAAAACGCATCTCTCGGGTGATTTATCCTGGCACATTTGATCCCATGACTAATGGGCATCTAGATTTAATCGAACGTACTGCTAGCATGTTTGACGAGGTCATTATCGCGGTTGCAGCAAGCCCAAGTAAAAAGACCATGTTTACTTTAGACGAACGCGTAAACTTTGCTGCGCAAGTGACCGCTCACTTAGACAATGTTAATTCAAAAGGTTTTTCTGGCTTAATGGTCGACTTTGCCAAGCAAGAACAAGCGAATGTGTTGATTCGAGGCTTGCGCACCACGGTCGATTTTGAATATGAATTTGGTTTGACCAATATGTACCGACGTTTAATGCCAGGGCTTGAAAGTGTGTTTTTAACCCCAGCAGAAGAGCACGCTTTTATCTCGTCGACTATCGTACGTGAGGTGGCGATACATGGCGGTAACGTGGATCAGTTCGTACCTGAAGTGGTCGCAAAGGCGTTAGCGACTAAGGCTCATATTTAA
- a CDS encoding 3-deoxy-D-manno-octulosonic acid transferase, protein MNSPTFFERHFELLFFAGLCIGTIFAFVYGEHQILRGDQTQMIAKGYLGAYDNNWLAYGSFASTVGNLPGYLSALVVGLPIMVWDSPWAPMAFLIALRLCAFLMIDAVIKQAFDKPIRLVFLGLFWLSPWVQYDNLMYNPAYLCFFAALHLWTASKMREKSSFLYSFLHILAIGMALQLHFSWPILAVISVFLFYRTMIKVSWLGVAAGLIVTILSLIPYFHELMVNEAIVEESDRYIGYGLVHVYPVIKSVVYWLRYGSFLFSNRVIANSSFDWITSIEWMQMVIQYLWKAVTFGFGIASVLISAKFNWRTWKFVKPIIKRDNPIENTESWLILYSFATLTGIVICACLSPITFSYWHLIIAFPFALFPILREIRIWKESNNSRFTKVFLISLTYLLALNLLASHDSQKFSYKVSYQEQVESYLVTEGLSK, encoded by the coding sequence ATGAACTCTCCAACATTCTTCGAAAGACACTTTGAGCTGCTTTTTTTTGCGGGACTTTGTATCGGAACTATTTTTGCCTTCGTATACGGAGAGCATCAAATACTTCGAGGCGACCAAACGCAAATGATAGCTAAAGGCTATTTGGGTGCTTATGACAATAATTGGCTGGCCTATGGAAGCTTTGCCAGCACTGTTGGAAACCTACCAGGTTACCTTTCAGCGCTAGTGGTTGGCTTACCTATCATGGTATGGGATTCACCTTGGGCTCCCATGGCTTTTTTAATTGCGTTGCGCTTATGTGCATTTTTAATGATAGACGCCGTTATTAAACAAGCCTTTGATAAGCCGATCCGCTTAGTCTTTCTTGGGTTATTTTGGCTAAGCCCTTGGGTTCAATATGACAACTTGATGTACAACCCAGCTTATCTATGCTTTTTTGCAGCTCTGCACCTATGGACAGCGTCCAAGATGCGCGAGAAATCATCGTTTCTATATTCGTTTTTGCACATTTTAGCTATTGGTATGGCTCTGCAGCTGCATTTTTCTTGGCCTATTTTAGCTGTCATAAGCGTATTCTTGTTCTACAGAACCATGATAAAGGTATCCTGGCTTGGCGTTGCCGCTGGCCTCATCGTCACCATATTGTCTCTCATCCCTTATTTCCATGAGCTAATGGTTAACGAAGCGATTGTTGAAGAAAGTGATCGCTACATCGGTTACGGCTTAGTCCATGTTTACCCTGTCATAAAGTCTGTCGTTTACTGGCTTCGATATGGCTCGTTCCTATTCTCTAACCGTGTCATTGCTAATAGTTCGTTTGATTGGATAACTAGCATTGAATGGATGCAAATGGTTATTCAGTATTTGTGGAAAGCCGTCACATTTGGTTTTGGTATCGCGTCTGTTCTTATTTCAGCTAAGTTTAACTGGCGTACCTGGAAATTTGTGAAGCCAATTATTAAGCGAGATAACCCAATCGAGAATACCGAGTCTTGGCTGATCCTGTACTCGTTTGCAACCTTAACGGGCATTGTTATTTGTGCTTGCCTGTCTCCGATTACCTTTAGTTACTGGCATCTTATTATCGCTTTCCCATTTGCCTTATTCCCTATTCTGCGCGAAATCAGGATTTGGAAGGAAAGCAATAACTCACGTTTTACGAAGGTGTTCCTTATCTCTCTTACCTATCTTTTGGCGCTCAATTTACTTGCATCACATGATAGCCAGAAGTTCTCCTATAAGGTTTCATACCAAGAGCAAGTCGAGAGCTATTTAGTCACTGAAGGGCTGTCGAAGTAA
- the mutM gene encoding bifunctional DNA-formamidopyrimidine glycosylase/DNA-(apurinic or apyrimidinic site) lyase — translation MPELPEVEVSRMGISPHLVGQTIESIVVRQPKLRWAVPEELQDLVGEKINSISRRAKYLLVETQKGSAMIHLGMSGSLRVLDTFIDAGKHDHVDLILKNGKVLRYNDPRRFGSWLFIGEGESHKLLDNMGPEPLTDEFDAEYLCAKASSKKVVIKQFVMDNKVVVGVGNIYANEALFNSNIHPKTPAGQLTKNQFLQLVNDIKSVLATAIKQGGTTLKDFNQVDGKPGYFAQELQVYGRAGKPCPICGTLIEALKIGQRNTFYCSKCQPFDEES, via the coding sequence ATGCCAGAATTACCAGAAGTCGAAGTCAGCCGAATGGGGATTAGTCCTCACTTGGTTGGGCAAACTATCGAATCAATCGTGGTGCGACAGCCAAAGTTACGTTGGGCTGTGCCGGAAGAGTTGCAAGACTTAGTCGGTGAAAAAATAAATAGCATCTCTCGCCGTGCTAAATATCTGCTGGTTGAAACTCAAAAAGGCAGTGCGATGATCCACTTAGGCATGTCTGGCAGCTTGCGAGTATTAGATACATTCATTGACGCTGGAAAACATGACCATGTTGATTTGATCCTTAAAAACGGCAAAGTGCTTCGTTATAACGACCCGCGTCGGTTCGGTTCGTGGTTATTCATCGGGGAAGGTGAATCGCATAAACTGTTAGACAATATGGGCCCAGAGCCACTGACGGATGAATTTGATGCAGAATACTTGTGTGCAAAAGCTAGCAGCAAGAAAGTCGTCATTAAGCAATTTGTGATGGATAACAAAGTTGTCGTTGGAGTGGGGAATATTTACGCTAACGAAGCGTTATTCAACTCAAATATTCACCCTAAAACACCGGCCGGGCAGTTAACTAAAAATCAATTTTTACAATTGGTTAATGACATTAAGTCAGTACTTGCTACGGCTATTAAGCAAGGTGGAACCACTCTAAAAGATTTTAACCAAGTTGATGGCAAGCCAGGTTACTTCGCACAAGAGTTGCAAGTGTATGGCAGAGCAGGCAAGCCATGCCCCATTTGTGGAACCTTGATTGAAGCACTTAAAATTGGCCAACGAAATACGTTTTATTGTTCGAAATGTCAGCCATTTGATGAAGAATCATAG
- the rpmB gene encoding 50S ribosomal protein L28, with protein MSRVCQVTGKRPVTGNNRSHARNATKRRFLPNLQTHRFWVEGEKRFVKLRLTAKGMRIIDKKGIEAVLVDIRARGENV; from the coding sequence ATGTCCCGAGTATGCCAAGTAACTGGTAAGCGTCCTGTAACGGGTAACAACCGTTCACACGCACGAAATGCTACTAAGCGTCGTTTTCTGCCGAACCTACAAACTCACCGTTTCTGGGTAGAAGGCGAAAAGCGCTTTGTTAAACTACGTCTAACTGCTAAAGGCATGCGTATTATTGATAAGAAAGGCATCGAAGCTGTTCTTGTTGATATCCGTGCTCGTGGCGAGAACGTATAA
- the rpmG gene encoding 50S ribosomal protein L33, which translates to MAKGIREKIRLVSSAGTGHFYTTDKNKRNMPGKFEIKKFDPVVRQHVMYKEAKIK; encoded by the coding sequence ATGGCTAAAGGCATTCGTGAGAAAATCCGTCTAGTATCTTCTGCTGGAACAGGTCACTTCTACACAACTGACAAAAACAAACGTAACATGCCAGGCAAATTTGAGATCAAGAAATTTGATCCAGTAGTACGCCAGCACGTTATGTACAAAGAAGCTAAAATCAAGTAA
- the radC gene encoding RadC family protein, translating to MSVKSIPTESMPREKLLTHGPKSLTDAELLAIFLRTGTKGMNVLELADFLLKDCGSLRALFSATQDQFCRHKGLGEATYVQLQAVLEMTQRYLAETLKRGDALTSPEQTKLYLSSILRDRHREAFFVLFLDNQHRVVSDEILFEGTIDAASVYPREVVKRALHHNAAALILAHNHPSGVAEPSQADRRITRRLSDATALIDVRILDHFVIGDGEVVSFAERGWI from the coding sequence ATGAGCGTGAAATCCATTCCCACCGAATCCATGCCAAGAGAAAAGCTACTAACCCATGGGCCTAAGTCTTTGACCGATGCAGAGCTGCTGGCTATCTTTTTAAGAACGGGCACAAAAGGCATGAACGTATTAGAGCTTGCCGACTTTTTATTAAAAGATTGCGGCTCGCTAAGAGCCTTATTTTCCGCTACCCAAGATCAGTTTTGCAGACATAAAGGCCTAGGGGAGGCTACCTACGTACAATTGCAAGCCGTACTAGAAATGACCCAGCGTTACCTTGCTGAAACTCTAAAACGGGGAGATGCGCTGACAAGCCCGGAACAAACCAAGCTTTACCTCTCTTCTATACTCCGAGATCGTCATCGAGAAGCCTTTTTCGTTTTGTTTCTTGATAACCAGCACCGAGTCGTCAGTGATGAGATTTTATTTGAAGGCACAATAGATGCCGCCAGTGTTTACCCACGAGAAGTCGTCAAACGTGCGTTGCACCATAATGCCGCCGCGCTGATCCTTGCCCACAACCACCCATCAGGCGTTGCAGAACCCAGCCAAGCAGACAGACGCATCACCCGCCGCCTTTCAGATGCCACCGCGTTAATCGATGTTCGAATATTGGACCACTTTGTTATCGGGGATGGGGAAGTTGTGTCGTTTGCTGAGAGGGGGTGGATTTAG
- the coaBC gene encoding bifunctional phosphopantothenoylcysteine decarboxylase/phosphopantothenate--cysteine ligase CoaBC codes for MQTLAGKKILVGISGGIAAYKCAELTRRLIERGAEVRIVMTNAAKEFITPLTLQAVSGHPVSESLFDPAAEASMGHIELAKWADLVLLTPATADLIARISAGMGNDLLSTLVLATDSPVAVSPAMNQQMYANVATQENIATLTRRGFYIWGPASGEQACGDVGQGRMLEPMQLVNHCEAFFQPKVLLGKSVVITAGPTREAIDPVRYISNHSSGKMGFAIAKAAAEQGAQVTLISGPVSLPTPANVTRINVDSAEQMHAAAMEHAPKHDIFVGCAAVADYRPANIAEQKIKKTDDSDEMTITMVKNPDIIASVAALTENRPFTVGFAAETQDVESYARGKLARKNLDLICANDVSVAGLGFNSEDNALHLYWQGGDKALPLASKALLGQALMSEIGERLKG; via the coding sequence ATGCAAACACTTGCTGGAAAGAAAATTCTTGTTGGTATCAGTGGTGGTATCGCGGCTTATAAATGTGCCGAGTTAACACGCAGGTTAATCGAGCGTGGCGCAGAAGTCCGTATCGTGATGACCAATGCGGCAAAAGAATTCATTACGCCACTCACGCTACAAGCGGTTTCGGGTCACCCGGTCTCTGAAAGCTTATTTGATCCTGCTGCAGAAGCTTCTATGGGTCATATAGAGTTAGCAAAGTGGGCTGACTTAGTGCTTTTAACACCAGCAACGGCTGATCTTATTGCTCGTATTTCGGCTGGTATGGGTAATGACTTATTATCGACGCTAGTGCTTGCGACTGACTCTCCGGTTGCTGTTTCTCCTGCGATGAATCAGCAGATGTATGCCAATGTGGCCACTCAAGAAAACATAGCGACGTTAACTCGCCGCGGCTTTTATATTTGGGGCCCAGCTTCTGGCGAACAAGCCTGTGGTGATGTTGGCCAAGGTAGAATGTTGGAGCCAATGCAGTTAGTTAATCACTGTGAAGCGTTCTTTCAACCTAAAGTGCTGCTAGGAAAATCTGTCGTGATTACCGCAGGCCCGACACGCGAAGCGATTGATCCTGTGCGCTACATCAGCAACCACAGTTCAGGGAAAATGGGCTTTGCCATCGCTAAAGCCGCAGCCGAGCAAGGTGCACAAGTGACCTTGATCAGTGGCCCGGTATCACTGCCAACACCTGCAAACGTTACCCGCATTAATGTCGATAGCGCTGAACAAATGCATGCTGCAGCAATGGAACACGCGCCAAAGCACGATATTTTTGTTGGCTGCGCTGCCGTTGCTGATTACCGACCAGCAAATATCGCCGAGCAAAAAATTAAGAAAACTGACGACAGCGATGAAATGACCATCACCATGGTTAAGAACCCAGACATCATCGCCTCTGTTGCCGCACTCACCGAAAACCGCCCTTTTACCGTCGGTTTTGCCGCTGAAACTCAAGATGTAGAAAGCTACGCTCGCGGTAAGCTTGCACGAAAAAACCTCGATCTTATCTGTGCCAACGATGTCTCTGTGGCTGGCCTAGGTTTTAACTCGGAAGACAACGCACTGCATCTTTATTGGCAAGGGGGGGATAAAGCACTTCCTCTAGCAAGTAAGGCGTTGTTGGGGCAGGCGCTTATGAGTGAGATTGGGGAGAGACTGAAAGGCTAG
- the waaA gene encoding lipid IV(A) 3-deoxy-D-manno-octulosonic acid transferase, producing MLVRAIYSLFLYLLAPFFLYGLYKKKNGKPHIGMRWLEHFGVTPKTSTTERPLWIHAVSVGEAIASIPIIKMIKARHPHVPIVVTTTTTTGAEQIEKLGSIVEHRYMPLDFGFAIKGFLQQINPKQLLIIETELWPNTLHYVKKSNVPVNIVNARLSERSMNRYKKVSALFSIIASNVDQFLCQHEEDAERFIQLGVPTAKISVTGSLKFDIQISATTLEAGDILRNRIGKSRPVWIAASTHKGEDEIVISAHKQILLSQPNALLILVPRHPERFDDVYSYAASKMTTARRTHSEAISSDTRIYLGDTMGEMLTLIAASDVCFMGGSLLGDKVGGHNILEPAALGVPTIIGPSYFNFLDITNTLVKQQGAIICESSDLSNKICEILTQDSLRLEMGVKAKQFVTSQQGSIERTLHLLDM from the coding sequence ATGCTAGTTAGAGCTATTTATTCATTGTTCTTGTACTTACTTGCTCCTTTCTTTTTGTACGGTTTATACAAAAAAAAAAATGGGAAACCACACATTGGCATGCGCTGGCTTGAGCACTTTGGAGTAACACCAAAGACATCAACTACCGAGCGGCCACTCTGGATTCATGCTGTCTCTGTTGGTGAAGCCATTGCTTCTATACCAATCATCAAAATGATAAAGGCGCGTCACCCACACGTACCCATTGTAGTAACTACAACAACCACTACTGGTGCGGAGCAAATTGAAAAGCTGGGAAGCATTGTAGAACATCGCTACATGCCACTGGATTTTGGTTTTGCTATTAAAGGATTCCTACAACAGATTAACCCAAAACAGTTACTCATTATTGAAACCGAATTATGGCCCAACACCCTTCATTATGTAAAAAAATCCAACGTTCCGGTAAATATTGTTAACGCTCGATTATCTGAGCGATCTATGAACCGCTATAAAAAGGTATCCGCCCTATTTTCTATCATTGCTAGCAATGTTGACCAGTTCCTTTGCCAACATGAGGAGGATGCAGAGCGCTTTATTCAACTCGGAGTCCCGACTGCTAAAATATCAGTAACTGGGTCATTGAAATTTGATATTCAAATCTCGGCGACCACCTTAGAAGCTGGGGATATATTAAGAAACCGCATTGGAAAATCTCGCCCAGTTTGGATAGCCGCAAGCACTCACAAAGGTGAGGATGAGATCGTCATTTCAGCACACAAACAAATTCTACTGTCACAGCCGAATGCCCTACTAATCTTAGTACCAAGACACCCCGAACGTTTTGATGACGTGTACTCTTACGCAGCTTCAAAAATGACGACAGCCCGACGCACGCACTCTGAAGCCATCAGCTCAGATACTCGAATCTACCTTGGTGATACGATGGGAGAAATGCTCACGCTGATCGCTGCTAGTGATGTGTGTTTTATGGGTGGAAGCTTACTTGGTGACAAAGTGGGGGGGCATAATATCCTAGAACCCGCAGCTCTTGGCGTCCCGACGATTATAGGCCCTAGCTACTTTAACTTTCTAGACATTACCAATACGTTAGTTAAGCAGCAAGGCGCTATCATTTGTGAGTCATCTGATTTATCAAATAAGATCTGCGAAATCTTGACTCAAGATTCTCTACGCCTTGAAATGGGAGTAAAAGCAAAACAGTTTGTTACCAGCCAACAAGGTAGCATTGAACGCACTTTGCATTTGTTGGATATGTAA